The following coding sequences lie in one Glycine soja cultivar W05 chromosome 16, ASM419377v2, whole genome shotgun sequence genomic window:
- the LOC114391154 gene encoding serine carboxypeptidase-like 20, with protein sequence MVKSCCVMCLCLILLHIFLRFVPIQSAPESAIVTQIPGFSGTLPSKHYAGYVTVDKSHGRNLYYYFVESEGKPSEDPVVLWLNGGPGCSSFDGFIYEHGPFNFEAAKTRGGLPTLHLNPYSWSKVSSVIYLDSPAGVGFSYSENKTDYITGDIKTATDSHAFLLKWFELYPEFLSNPFFIAGESYAGVYVPTLASEVVKGIDAGVEPKLNFKGYMVGNGVTDEQIDGNALVPFVHGMGLIPDELFEEVNRECNGNFYDPTSANCSSKLSKVDELVDEINIYNILEPCYHGTEAEKITESYIRMPSTFRKLGETERPFPVRKRMFGRAWPLRAPVRDGIVPTWPQLMNSKSAPPCTDDEVANSWLNNEAVRTAIHTAQKSVVSSWDLCTDRIYFDHDAGSMIKYHKNLTSKGYRALIFSGDHDMCVPYTGSQVWTRSVGYKIVDEWRPWSSNGQVAGYTQGYDKNLTFLTVKGSGHTVPEYKPREALDFYKRFLAGLPI encoded by the exons ATGGTCAAGTCATGTTGCGTTATGTGCTTGTGTTTGATCTTACTTCACATTTTCCTGCGCTTTGTGCCAATACAGTCAGCACCTGAAAGTGCCATTGTGACACAGATTCCTGGCTTCAGTGGCACTCTACCTTCCAAGCACTATGCtgg GTATGTGACGGTGGATAAGAGTCATGGGAGGAACTTGTACTACTATTTTGTTGAATCAGAGGGTAAACCTTCCGAGGACCCTGTGGTTCTGTGGCTTAATGGGGGACCTGGCTGCTCTAGCTTCGATGGATTCATATATGAGCATG GTCCTTTTAATTTTGAGGCAGCAAAGACAAGGGGGGGTCTTCCCACACTGCACCTCAATCCATACAGCTGGTCAAAG GTTTCCAGTGTTATATATTTGGATTCTCCTGCTGGTGTGGGGTTTTCATACTCAGAGAATAAAACTGATTACATAACTGGAGACATAAAGACTGCCACTGATTCTCATGCCTTTCTCCTTAAG TGGTTTGAACTATACCCCGAGTTCCTTTCCAACCCGTTCTTCATTGCTGGAGAGTCATATGCAGGAGTTTATGTGCCTACTCTCGCTTCTGAAGTAGTGAAAG GAATTGATGCCGGGGTGGAGCCCAAACTGAATTTCAAG GGTTACATGGTTGGAAATGGTGTCACAGATGAACAAATTGATGGCAATGCTCTTGTTCCATTTGTACATGGGATGGGACTTATCCCAGATGAACTGTTTGAG GAGGTTAACCGTGAGTGCAATGGGAATTTTTATGATCCAACAAGTGCTAATTGTTCTAGCAAGCTTTCAAAAGTTGATGAG TTGGTTGATGAGATAAACATATATAACATTCTAGAACCATGCTATCACGGCACAGAAGCAGAGAAGATTACAGAATCCTATATTAGGATGCCATCTACCTTCCGGAAGTTGGGTGAGACCGAAAGACCTTTTCCTGTGAGGAAAAGAATGTTCGGTCGTGCTTGGCCCCTAAGAGCTCCTGTGAGAGATGGAATTGTACCAACTTGGCCACAACTGATGAATAGTAAATCTGCTCCACCATGCACG GACGATGAGGTTGCAAATTCATGGTTAAACAATGAAGCAGTCAGGACAGCAATTCATACTGCACAG AAAAGTGTGGTCAGTAGTTGGGATTTATGCACTGACAGAATTTACTTCGATCATGATGCTGGGAGCATGATCAAGTACCACAAGAACTTAACTTCCAAAGGTTATCGTGCACTTATATTCAG CGGCGATCATGACATGTGTGTTCCATACACGGGGAGTCAAGTGTGGACGAGATCAGTTGGATACAAGATTGTTGATGAATGGAGGCCTTGGTCATCCAATGGTCAAGTTGCTGG GTATACACAAGGATACGACAAAAATCTTACTTTTCTGACCGTAAAG GGATCTGGGCATACTGTTCCGGAATATAAACCACGAGAGGCATTGGACTTTTACAAACGCTTTCTCGCTGGATTGCCAATATGA